The DNA segment CCATGACCCGCTCGTAGGTGTAGTCCTCCATCGCGAAGCGCACGCCCTCACGCCCGACGCCGGACTGCTTGGCGCCGCCGTACGGCATCTGGTCCGCGCGGTACGAGGGGACGTCACCGACGATCACGCCGCCGACCTCAAGGGTGCTGTGGGCGCGGAACGCCGTCTGCACGTCGTGCGTGAACACGCCCGCCTGCAGGCCGTACTTGGAGTCGTTGACGGCGGCGAACGCCTCCGCCTCGCCGTCGACCCTGGTGAGCGTCAGGACCGGGCCGAAGATCTCCTCGCAGGCCACCGTGGTGTCCGCGGGGACGTCGGCGAGCACGGTCGGCGCGTAGCTGGCGCCGTCCCGGGAACCTCCCGCGAGCAGCTTGGCGCCCTCCCGTACCGCCTCGTCGACCCAGGACTCGACCCGCTTGGCCGCGTCCTCGCTGACCAGCGGGCCGACGTCGGTGGCCGCGTCGGCGGGGTCGCCGGTGGTCTGCTGGGCCACTGCGTCGACGATCTTCGGGACGAGCCGGTCGTACACCGAGGCGTCGGCGATCACACGCTGCACCGAGATGCAGGACTGGCCGGCCTGGTAGTTCGAGAAGGTCGCGATGCGCGTGGCGGCCCAGTCGAGGTCCTTCTCGGACGCGTAGTCGGCCAGGACGACGGCCGCTCCGTTCCCGCCGAGCTCCAGGGTGATGTGCTTGCGCGGGACCGAGTCCATGATCGCGAAGCCGACCTTGTCGGAGCCGGTGAAGGAGATGACCGGCAGCCGCTCGTCCTGGACGAGGGCGGGCATCCGGTCGTTGGCGACCGGCAGGACCGACCAGGAGCCCGCGGGCAGCTCGGTCTCGGCGAGCAGCTCGCCGAGGATGAGGCCCGAGAGCGGGGTCGCCGGGGCGGGCTTCAGGATGATCGGCGCACCGACCGCGATGGCGGGGGCGATCTTGTGGGCGCAGAGGTTCAGCGGGAAGTTGAACGGCGCGACCCCCAGGACCGCGCCGCGCGGGAACCGGCGCGTCAGCGCGAGGCGGCCGGCGCCGCCCGCGTCGGTGTCGAGGCGCTGCGCCTCGCCGCCGTTGTAGCGGCGGGCCTCCTCCGCGGCGAACCGGAACACCGATACGGCGCGGCCGACTTCGCCGCGCGCCCACTTGATGGGCTTGCCGTTCTCGGCGGTGATCAGCTGGGCGATCTCCTCCGTGCGCTCGACCAGCCGCCGGGAGACGTGGTCCAGGGCGGCGGCCCGGACGTGGGCGGCCGTCGCGGCGAACTCGTCCCGGACGGCGTACGCGGCGGCGACGGCCTCCTCGACCTGCGCGTCGGTGGGGACGGCGACCGTACCGACGAGCCTGCCGTCCCAGGGGGAGGTGACATCGAAGGTGTCATCGCCGGTGGCCTGGCGGCCGGCGAGCCAGAAGGCGTGGGTGGAGGTCATGTGTTCCGGCCCTTCCGTGGTGGTGGTTGGTGTACCCACGGTAGGGCTGCGGGGGCGGCGCTGTGTTTGTCCGGCATGGAGTGGTGCGGGCTCCCGGGGTGCCGGAATGTCGTGGGACGGGGCGGCGTGCTCCGGGCGCCGGCCGGCCCGCGCCGCTCACGGCATGCTGGTGGCCTTCAGCGCCAGCCACAGCTCCATCCGTACGTCCGGATCGTCCAGGGACCGCCCCAGGATCTCCTCCACCCGCCGCATCCGGTACCGCAGTGTGTGCCGGTGCACCCCCAGGTCGGCGGCGGCCGCGTCCCACTGGCCGTGGTGCGCGAGCCAGGCGCGCAGGGACGCCACCAGGTCGCCGCGGCCCGTCGCGTCGTGCTCGTGCAGCGGACGGAGCATGCCGTCGGCGAAGGCACGGACCGCGTCGTCGGCGAGCAGCGGCACCACGGATCCGGTGGCCAGTTCCTCGTGTTCGACCAGGACCCGGCCGCGCCGGCGCGCGACCGAGAGCGCCTGTTCGGCCTGGCGGTACGCGGAGGCGGCGGCGATGGTGCCGGCCGGCGCGGACTGGCCGATGACGACCCGGTCGTCGTCGGCGGTTCCCGCGGAGGTCAATGCGTCCGCGGGGGCCTGGCGGGCCTCGATCTGCTGGGCGTACGCCGTGCAGGCCGTGACCGCTGCTCCGCCGTCGGTGGCGAGCACGACGAGGCGCTCACCCTCGGGGACGACGAGCACCATCTCGCCCGCCCGGGAGGCCCCGGACTCCAGCGCCTCGGCCAGCTCCTGGAGCGCGTGGGACGTGCCCTCGGCGATGAGCAGCCGGTACGGGGCGTCGAGCAGGCCGTTGTAGAGATCCCCGGCGACCGTGCGGGCGTGGTCCGGTTCCCCGGCGAGCAGCATCCTCAGTACGGCCGCGCCCAGCCGGTCCTCGGCCGCCCGCAGGGACCGGGAGCGTTCGGTGGTCAGGGTGAGCAGCGCGATGGCCGAGTGCACCGCGTACCGCTCGGCGGTGCCCAGCGGGGCGCCCGTTCCGACGGCCAGCGCGCCGTGCGGGCGGCGGCCGGTGCCGAGGGACTGGAGCTCGACGCGGTCGTCGGAGCCGCCGACGACCGCGCTCGCGGGCGCCGGGCGCTCGCCGAGCCGGGCCACGTCCGGGGTGAGCCGTGCGGCGCGGCGCGCGGCCCACTCGGGGGCGACGGACACGACGGTGCCGGCCGCGTCGTACAGCGCGGCCCAGCCGTTGACATGGGACGCGAGCCGCGCCACCAGGTCGCCGGGGCCGTCGCCGCTCAGCGCGGCCCGGGTCAGCTCGCGCTGGGCTTCGAACCCCGCGGTGACCGAGCGGTACTGGTCGGCGGCGATGGCGGCCGAAACCGCCTTGCTGATGGCCAGGAACGGGGTGCGCCGGGGGACCTCCAGGAGCGGCAGGCCCTCCTCCTCGGCGGCGGCGACCAGTGCGGGCGGGATGTCGTCGTAGTGGACGCCGACGGCGAAGCCGAGCCCGACGACTCCGGCCTTGGCGAGCCGCCGCACGTACCGGCGCATCGCCTCCTGGTCCTCGGTGTCCAGCGTCATCGCGGTGATGAGGAGGAGTTCGCCGCCCTCCATGTACGGGACGGGGTCGGCCAGCTCGCTGACGTGGGCCCAGCGCACCGGCGTCTCAAGACGGCCCTCCCCCGCACGCACGGTCAGCTTGAGCGTGGAGTGGTGGACCAGCGAGGCAAGGGTGGGCGGCATGGGGGGACCGTAGGACCTTCGGCTGAAGAATGGGTGAGAACTGTGCCGCCCCGTATGAACGGCTCCACCAATTCTGCCAGGGCGTACGAGTCCCTGCTCCGGATCAGCCGCGCAGGTCCACCAGAAGGGGCGGCGTGTGCTCGCCGCGCACCGTCCTCAGCGAGAGCACCGCATGGCCCGCGGGCACCGAATGGGCCAGGTCGGAGGCCGACCAGCGCTCGCGTTCGACCCTGCGTACGGTCACGGCGTCCGTCGTCACCGCCTTTCCCGTGACGAGTTTCCGGAAGGAGTGGATCGCCCGGGTGAGCGGCTGGTCGGCGAAGACCGTGCGCTGGGTGACGTCCTTGGTCTCCACCCATTCGGTGCCCCAGGCCTCGGCGAAGGACCTGCCCTCCCAGGTGGTCACCCCGGAGAACGCCATCCGGCAGCCGACCGCGCCGAGCAGCGCGGTGTGCAGGTCGTCCGGTACGTCACTCAGGCTGCGCAGGGTGAGGACGGCTCCGGCGTGGGCGGAGCGCAGCCGCTGGATGGAGCGGACCGAGTCCGCCGTGACGGTGCGGGTGGCGTCGTCGAGGACGAGACAGGCGAAGAGCGAGCGGTCGGCGCGGGCCGCCGCGCTCGCGGTGAACTGGGCGAGGACGAGCCGGGCGAGGACCCGGGAGGCCTCCGCGTGCCCCCGTTCCGGGAGGTCGATCCTGACCCGTACGGGGTGTTCGAGCGAGCGCAGCGAGAAGGGCCGGGAGGTGCCCGAGGTGTCGAAGAACCCGGCGAAGGCGGGCCGGTCCAGGGAGGCGACGCGGTCGGCGAGGGCCGGTCCGGGGTCGCCCGGCGCCCCGGACTGCCGGGCGCGGGCGTCGAGTTCGCGCTGCAGGCCGAAGTGGCCGCCCGCGTCGAGCGCCTCGCGCAGGGTGGCGAGCGCGGCCGGCACCCCGTCGAGGAGTTCCCGCAGATCGGGCACCGAGGGGAAGTGGCCGTGGGCCGCCAGGTACGGGCCGAGCAGCTGGGCGAGCGCGGTGGCCGCGCGCCGGCTGTCGACCTCGGGGAGGTCGCCGGTGAACGCCTCGGCGAGCACGGCGGCGGCCTCGTCGGGGTCGGTCGCGCCGCCGTAGAGGTCGAAGTCGTACGCGGACGAGGGGTCGCCGGGTTTGACCACGACGTCGTACGCCTCGTCGGGGCCGAGCTGGGTGCCGGCCGACGCCACGGCGATGACGGCGGCCTGGCCCGCGAGGGCCTGCAGGGCGAGGGACTCCACCACGGGCCGCACCAGGTCGCGGGTCTTGCCCGCACCGGGCGGGCCGACGGCCAGCAGCGAGGTGCCGAGCAGCTCGGGTTCGAGCGCGAGGCCACTGCCGCGCCTGGCGTACGGATTGCGCTCGCCGGGGTCGACCGTGCCGAGCCTGACCTGGCGTACGAACAGGTCGTGCCGGGCCGCGCGCACCGGCAGGTCGCGGGCGCCCGAGGGGTGCACGCACGCGGCGGCGCCGGTCCTGCGCACCGCTTCGGTGAAGGAGTCCAGCCGGGCCGGGTCCGCCTGGACGGAGCGCCAGGCGCGCCGGACCCGGGTGTAGTCCACGTCGTTCATCCGCCCGGAACGGACCTCGTCGGAGAGCCGGTCGGCGAGTTCGGTCAGGCCCTGGGCGCGCAGTTCGGGCCAGTCGGCGGGGGCCGGGACCGAGGCGTCCCGGGCCGCGGCCCCGGCCCGCGCCTGCTCCTGCGGAGCGCGCTGCTGCGGCAGCTGCCCCGGGCGCAGCAGGGTGCGCCAGCGGCCCAGCCGGGCGAACGGCCAGACCACGGCCAGCGTGATCAGTCCGTACGTCGTGTACACCACGGCGGCCGCCACGACCTGGTCGCCGCCGCCGGTCACCCAGGACCTCGGCATCAGCATGAAGACCATGTCGAGCCCCGGCAGGGTGCCCGCCCAGACGAAGATCCAGACCAGGAGGGCCAGGGCCGCGGCGGCCGTCGCACGGGCGCGCGGCGGGCGGCCCTCGACGGCTTGCTCGAAGGCCCCGCGCCAGTTGCCGAGCCGGCCGAAGCCGTAGAGGAGCACGGCCGCGATCAGGAACCGGTAGACCTCCAGCGCGTTCTCCGCGCCCTGCGGCGCCGGTTCGCCCATCCGCTGGCGGCTCCACCAGTCTCCCGGGGTGAAGAGCTCCAGCGGGACGCGCCAGTACGGGATGTAGCCGTTGTTCCAGAGCGACCAGACCAGGACGCAGGCGAGCAGCGAGATGACCGCCCCGCTGAACACGGTGCGGCCGGGGAGGTGCTCGGACTCCGGGGGGCGCTCGGCATGGCCGTACGCCCAGACGCCGGGCCCCTCCCGGTGGCGCGGGGCCGCCAGCCAGTCGGCGAGCACCGGCCCCGTCGCCGGTGCGTAGGTGGGCGGGGGCGGGACGGCCGGCGGCCCGGCAGGGCGCGGCACGGGACCGGCCCCCCGGGTGCCGCGTGCGTCGTACGTGCCTTCGGTGTCCATGACCCCTGCCCCCTGACCAGCCAGGTCCGCCTGTGCGGTGCGCCTCGATCTCGCGCCTCAATCTAGTGCCACGTGCCCGCTGCCGGGTGTCATCACGCTGCTATGTCCGTCGCGGACAACGACACACCCGGACCACTACCGAACGGAGCATGCCGCCGTTCCGGACGCGCCCCTAGCCTGCTTGAGAGGAAGCGTCCGATTTCGTCCCACAGGAGTCCCCCATGACCGCTGTTCCGCAGGAGCGCCGCGTCGTCACCGCCATCCCCGGCCCCAAGTCGCAGGAGCTCCAGGCCCGTCGCAATGCGACGGTCGCCGCCGGTGTCGGCTCCGTGCTGCCGGTCTTCACGACCCGTGCGGGCGGCGGCATCATCGAGGACGTCGACGGCAACCGCCTCATCGACTTCGGCTCCGGCATCGCCGTGACGTCCGTGGGTGCGTCCGCCGAGGCCGTCGTACGCCGGGCGTCCGCGCAGCTCGCCGAGTTCACCCACAGCTGTTTCATGGTGACCCCCTACGAGGGGTACGTCGAGGTCTGTGAGCAGCTCGCCGAGCTGACCCCGGGCGACCACCCCAAGAAGTCGGCGCTCTTCAACTCCGGCGCCGAGGCCGTCGAGAACGCCGTGAAGATCGCCCGTGCGTACACCAAGCGCCAGGCCGTCGTGGTCTTCGACCACGGCTACCACGGCCGCACCAACCTCACGATGGCGCTGACGTCGAAGAACATGCCGTACAAGAACGGCTTCGGTCCGTTCGCGCCCGAGGTCTACCGGGTGCCCGTGGCGTACGGCTACCGCTGGCCGAGCGGCCCGGAGAACGCGGGTGCCGAGGCGTCCGCCCAGGCCATCGACATGATCAACAAGCAGATCGGCGCGGACAACGTCGCCGCGATCATCATCGAGCCGGTGCTCGGCGAGGGCGGCTTCATCGAGCCCGCCAAGGGCTTCCTGCCCGCCGTCGCGCGGTTCGCCAAGGACAACGGCATCGTCTTCGTGGCCGACGAGATCCAGTCCGGCTTCTGCCGCACCGGCCAGTGGTTCGCGTGTGAGGACGAGGGCATCGTCCCCGACCTGATCACGACCGCCAAGGGCATCGCGGGCGGGCTGCCGCTCTCCGCGGTGACCGGCCGCGCCGAGATCATGGACGCCGCGCACTCCGGCGGCCTCGGCGGCACGTACGGCGGCAACCCGGTGGCCTGTGCCGGCGCCCTCGGCTCGATCGAGACGATGAAGGAGCTGGACCTCAACGCGAAGGCCCGGCGCATCGAGGAGATCATGAAGGCGCGGCTGACGGCCATCCAGGAGAAGTACGACATCGTCGGCGACATCCGGGGCCGCGGCGCGATGATCGCGGTCGAGCTGGTCAAGTCGGGCAGCAAGGACCCCAACCCGGAGGCGACCGCAGCTCTGGCCAAGGCCTGTCACTCGGTGGGACTGCTCGTTCTGACCTGTGGCACCTACGGCAACGTGCTGCGCTTCCTGCCCCCGCTGGTCATCGGCGAGGACCTGCTCAACGAGGGTCTTGACCTGCTGGAGGATGCCTTCGCGGGCGTGTGACCTCCAGTAACGGTCGGGGCATGTGAAGAACGTGTGGGGGGGCGATGGCGGGATGCGATTCCGGCTGTCGGCCTCCTTTCCTCTGCCGTACGGTTCTGACAGATGAGAGAAACACCCCGCTCACGAATGACTGTGAGCGATCCCAGGCAAGGGCCTCCCCAGCTCGCGCCTGGTCGTGCCTTCGCGCACACCACCGGAGCTTCGGGCTCCGGATCTCCTCACCGATCGGATGGCCGCCCGCCCCACACCCCCCGGGGCGCGCGGCACACCGGTCCAGGCGGCCGCCTCGGAACTACCCCCCCTGTTCCCGGGCGGCCGGCTCCTCTCTCCCCGCTGCGGCGCGTGCTGCTCTCCGCGCTCGGCTGTGTTCTCCTCTTCGCCCTGATCACCTGGCAGGTCATGGCCCACGGGCCGCTGCTGCGGATGGATGTGCGCATCGACCACCACATCGTGGGCACCGGCCCCGGGTGGCTCAGCGGCGCCCTCTCCGACCTGGGCAACACCGAGGTCGCCCTGCCGGTCCTGGTGGTGGTGATGGCGTACGCCCTGTGGCGCGGCAGCCGCAGGGACGTCCTGGCCGCCGCCCTGGCGATGGCCGTGGTCCCCGCACTGGTGGTGCCACTGAAGCTCTGGACGGCGCGGCCGGGGCCGCTCGACCCGTCCACCGGCTACTTCCCCTCGGGCCACTCCGCGACCGCGATGGTGGCCTACGGCGGGGCCGCGCTGCTCCTCATGCCGTACACCCGGCGGAACTGGCCGGTGCCCGTCGCCGTAATCCTGACGGTGGCGACGGGCACCGGTCTTCTCCTGCACGGCTACCACTGGCCGCTCGACGTGCTGGCCAGCTGGCTGCTCTGCACGGCCCTGCTGCTGGTCACTGCCAGCTGTATGCGTCGAAGTTCTTCGCGAACTCCTGATTGCTGAACAGGTCCCAGTTGACCGACCAGGCCATCAGCCCGCGCAGGCCGGGCCAGGTGCCGTGGGTGGCGTAGGAGCCGCAGTCCGTCTTCTTCGTCAGACAGTTCAGCGCCGTGTCCACGTCGGCGGTCGAGGTGAACCCGTTGCCCGCGTTCACCGAGGCCGGGAGGCCGATGGCCACCTGGTCGGGGCGGAGCGGAGCGAACATCTTCGTGGTGTCGCCCGCGACCGGGAAGCCGGTGAGCAGCATGTCGGTCATGGCGATGTGGAAGTCGGCGCCGCCCATGAAGTGGTACTGGTTGTCGAGGCCCATGATGGGGCCCGAGTTGTAGTCCTGGACGTGCAGCAGCGTCAGATCGTCGCGCAGGGCGTTGATCACCGGCAGATAGGCACCCGCGCGCGGGTCCTGGCCGCCGAACGGGCCCGAACCGTAGAACTGGTACCCGAGCTGCACGAAGAAGGTCTCCGGCGCCATCGTCAGCACGAACGTGTCCCCGTACTTGGCCTTGAGCGTCTTCAGCGCGGAGATCAGGTTGACGACGACCGGGGTCGTGGGGTTCCGGAAGTCCGTGTCGCCGGTGTCCAGGGAGAGTGAGTGGCCCTCGAAGTCGATGTCCAGGCCGTCGAGTCCGTACTCGTCGAT comes from the Streptomyces sp. NBC_01471 genome and includes:
- the gabT gene encoding 4-aminobutyrate--2-oxoglutarate transaminase — encoded protein: MTAVPQERRVVTAIPGPKSQELQARRNATVAAGVGSVLPVFTTRAGGGIIEDVDGNRLIDFGSGIAVTSVGASAEAVVRRASAQLAEFTHSCFMVTPYEGYVEVCEQLAELTPGDHPKKSALFNSGAEAVENAVKIARAYTKRQAVVVFDHGYHGRTNLTMALTSKNMPYKNGFGPFAPEVYRVPVAYGYRWPSGPENAGAEASAQAIDMINKQIGADNVAAIIIEPVLGEGGFIEPAKGFLPAVARFAKDNGIVFVADEIQSGFCRTGQWFACEDEGIVPDLITTAKGIAGGLPLSAVTGRAEIMDAAHSGGLGGTYGGNPVACAGALGSIETMKELDLNAKARRIEEIMKARLTAIQEKYDIVGDIRGRGAMIAVELVKSGSKDPNPEATAALAKACHSVGLLVLTCGTYGNVLRFLPPLVIGEDLLNEGLDLLEDAFAGV
- a CDS encoding ATP/GTP-binding protein, yielding MDTEGTYDARGTRGAGPVPRPAGPPAVPPPPTYAPATGPVLADWLAAPRHREGPGVWAYGHAERPPESEHLPGRTVFSGAVISLLACVLVWSLWNNGYIPYWRVPLELFTPGDWWSRQRMGEPAPQGAENALEVYRFLIAAVLLYGFGRLGNWRGAFEQAVEGRPPRARATAAAALALLVWIFVWAGTLPGLDMVFMLMPRSWVTGGGDQVVAAAVVYTTYGLITLAVVWPFARLGRWRTLLRPGQLPQQRAPQEQARAGAAARDASVPAPADWPELRAQGLTELADRLSDEVRSGRMNDVDYTRVRRAWRSVQADPARLDSFTEAVRRTGAAACVHPSGARDLPVRAARHDLFVRQVRLGTVDPGERNPYARRGSGLALEPELLGTSLLAVGPPGAGKTRDLVRPVVESLALQALAGQAAVIAVASAGTQLGPDEAYDVVVKPGDPSSAYDFDLYGGATDPDEAAAVLAEAFTGDLPEVDSRRAATALAQLLGPYLAAHGHFPSVPDLRELLDGVPAALATLREALDAGGHFGLQRELDARARQSGAPGDPGPALADRVASLDRPAFAGFFDTSGTSRPFSLRSLEHPVRVRIDLPERGHAEASRVLARLVLAQFTASAAARADRSLFACLVLDDATRTVTADSVRSIQRLRSAHAGAVLTLRSLSDVPDDLHTALLGAVGCRMAFSGVTTWEGRSFAEAWGTEWVETKDVTQRTVFADQPLTRAIHSFRKLVTGKAVTTDAVTVRRVERERWSASDLAHSVPAGHAVLSLRTVRGEHTPPLLVDLRG
- a CDS encoding PucR family transcriptional regulator codes for the protein MPPTLASLVHHSTLKLTVRAGEGRLETPVRWAHVSELADPVPYMEGGELLLITAMTLDTEDQEAMRRYVRRLAKAGVVGLGFAVGVHYDDIPPALVAAAEEEGLPLLEVPRRTPFLAISKAVSAAIAADQYRSVTAGFEAQRELTRAALSGDGPGDLVARLASHVNGWAALYDAAGTVVSVAPEWAARRAARLTPDVARLGERPAPASAVVGGSDDRVELQSLGTGRRPHGALAVGTGAPLGTAERYAVHSAIALLTLTTERSRSLRAAEDRLGAAVLRMLLAGEPDHARTVAGDLYNGLLDAPYRLLIAEGTSHALQELAEALESGASRAGEMVLVVPEGERLVVLATDGGAAVTACTAYAQQIEARQAPADALTSAGTADDDRVVIGQSAPAGTIAAASAYRQAEQALSVARRRGRVLVEHEELATGSVVPLLADDAVRAFADGMLRPLHEHDATGRGDLVASLRAWLAHHGQWDAAAADLGVHRHTLRYRMRRVEEILGRSLDDPDVRMELWLALKATSMP
- a CDS encoding phosphatase PAP2 family protein gives rise to the protein MLLSALGCVLLFALITWQVMAHGPLLRMDVRIDHHIVGTGPGWLSGALSDLGNTEVALPVLVVVMAYALWRGSRRDVLAAALAMAVVPALVVPLKLWTARPGPLDPSTGYFPSGHSATAMVAYGGAALLLMPYTRRNWPVPVAVILTVATGTGLLLHGYHWPLDVLASWLLCTALLLVTASCMRRSSSRTPDC
- a CDS encoding aldehyde dehydrogenase family protein; amino-acid sequence: MTSTHAFWLAGRQATGDDTFDVTSPWDGRLVGTVAVPTDAQVEEAVAAAYAVRDEFAATAAHVRAAALDHVSRRLVERTEEIAQLITAENGKPIKWARGEVGRAVSVFRFAAEEARRYNGGEAQRLDTDAGGAGRLALTRRFPRGAVLGVAPFNFPLNLCAHKIAPAIAVGAPIILKPAPATPLSGLILGELLAETELPAGSWSVLPVANDRMPALVQDERLPVISFTGSDKVGFAIMDSVPRKHITLELGGNGAAVVLADYASEKDLDWAATRIATFSNYQAGQSCISVQRVIADASVYDRLVPKIVDAVAQQTTGDPADAATDVGPLVSEDAAKRVESWVDEAVREGAKLLAGGSRDGASYAPTVLADVPADTTVACEEIFGPVLTLTRVDGEAEAFAAVNDSKYGLQAGVFTHDVQTAFRAHSTLEVGGVIVGDVPSYRADQMPYGGAKQSGVGREGVRFAMEDYTYERVMVFTGLAL